One region of Rana temporaria chromosome 9, aRanTem1.1, whole genome shotgun sequence genomic DNA includes:
- the LOC120913052 gene encoding alpha-1A adrenergic receptor-like: MTQAFLMTAPFCPTFPYRASPSIFRTWQEIGSALLCRKVKGNRSSPTGVLSRPATGSSAESRRRRRHGSDILGHLKMNSSSEGNYSALFCLLGVGAHESIPVCLLEVGIIIFLTVLIISGNLIVIFVFHCAPLLNHHTTSYFIQTMAYADLLVGVSCLVPSFSLLHHSALLPEQIVCKMFGYVVSVLKSVSMMSLACISIDRYIAITKPLTYNTLVTACRLRFCILLLWVYSCAIFLPAFLGWGKPGYHGDVFQWCAVFWPTDPYFTLFIVIMLYAPAATTVCFTYFNIFRICQQHTKEINERRVRFSTTETDSAQGQPSPEKRYATVLFRITSVFYILWLPYIIYFLLESSKVYSNQTASFLTTWLAISNSFCNCVIYSMSNSVFQKGLKRLSGVVCASCSRRGETHEATGASSKRPTDTRQWQTHDVPITSSKRPMDTRKGEMCEGPGASSKRPMDTRQGEMLEGPGASSKRPMDTRQGEMLEGPGASSKRPMDTKQGEIIKRPGISNKRPMDTRQCETREVPGTSTKRLMDTRPCETREVPGTSTKRLMDTKKGETCEGPGASNKRPMDTRQGEMFEGPSASNKNPTDTRQWETRVVVPSTSSKRLMDTRQGETCEGSSNSSKRPTDTRQWETRVVVPSTSSKRLMDARQGETRVVSSKSLMDTRLLETLEGPSTSSKRPTDTKQGETREVPGPSKKRPTDTCNP; encoded by the coding sequence ATGACCCAGGCTTTCCTGATGACTGCACCTTTTTGTCCTACGTTCCCTTACAGAGCTTCGCCCTCGATCTTTCGAACATGGCAGGAGATTGGTTCGGCACTGCTCTGTAGAAAAGTTAAAGGGAACAGGTCCAGCCCGACCGGAGTTCTGTCAAGACCGGCCACGGGATCCTCTGCAGAATCGCGACGGAGACGCAGGCATGGTTCTGATATCCTTGGCCATCTAAAGATGAACTCTTCCTCAGAGGGAAATTACAGCGCTTTATTCTGTTTATTGGGAGTAGGAGCTCATGAATCCATTCCAGTTTGCCTTCTCGAAGTAGGAATCATCATCTTCCTGACTGTGCTAATCATCTCGGGCAATTTGATTGTTATCTTTGTTTTCCATTGTGCCCCTCTGCTCAACCACCACACCACCAGTTATTTCATCCAGACGATGGCCTATGCTGACCTTCTAGTCGGAGTCAGCTGCTTGGTACCTTCTTTCTCTTTGCTGCACCACAGTGCCCTTCTACCGGAGCAAATAGTGTGCAAAATGTTTGGTTATGTAGTGTCCGTGCTCAAAAGTGTCTCCATGATGTCTTTGGCCTGTATCAGCATCGACCGATACATAGCTATAACCAAACCACTGACCTACAACACTTTAGTGACGGCGTGCCGCCTTCGCTTTTGCATTTTGTTGCTCTGGGTGTACTCTTGTGCCATATTCTTGCCTGCCTTTCTAGGCTGGGGAAAACCTGGGTATCACGGAGATGTCTTCCAGTGGTGTGCCGTGTTCTGGCCCACCGACCCGTACTTCACTTTATTCATCGTGATTATGCTTTACGCCCCGGCAGCTACTACTGTTTGTTTCACATACTTCAACATTTTCCGCATTTGCCAGCAACACACCAAGGAGATCAACGAAAGGCGCGTACGATTCAGCACCACAGAGACGGACTCGGCCCAAGGCCAACCTAGCCCTGAGAAACGGTATGCGACCGTCCTTTTTCGCATCACCAGTGTTTTCTATATACTGTGGTTACCCTACATCATCTATTTCCTCCTAGAAAGTTCCAAAGTCTACTCCAACCAAACTGCTTCCTTTCTCACCACCTGGTTGGCCATCAGTAACAGTTTTTGTAATTGTGTGATCTACAGCATGTCCAACAGTGTTTTCCAGAAAGGCCTGAAGCGTCTATCTGGAGTTGTTTGTGCCTCTTGTTCCAGACGAGGGGAAACGCACGAAGCAACAGGTGCTTCCAGTAAAAGGCCAACGGATACCAGACAATGGCAAACTCATGATGTACCTATTACTTCCAGTAAAAGGCCGATGGATACCAGAAAAGGGGAAATGTGTGAAGGACCTGGTGCTTCCAGTAAGAGACCAATGGATACCAGGCAGGGGGAAATGCTTGAAGGACCTGGTGCTTCCAGTAAGAGACCAATGGATACCAGACAAGGGGAAATGCTTGAAGGACCTGGTGCTTCCAGTAAAAGACCAATGGATACCAAACAAGGGGAAATAATTAAAAGACCTGGTATTTCCAATAAAAGACCAATGGATACCAGACAGTGCGAAACACGTGAAGTACCAGGTACTTCCACTAAAAGGCTGATGGATACCAGACCGTGCGAAACACGTGAAGTACCAGGTACTTCCACTAAAAGGCTGATGGATACCAAAAAAGGGGAAACGTGTGAAGGGCCTGGTGCTTCCAATAAAAGGCCAATGGATACCAGACAAGGGGAAATGTTTGAAGGCCCTAGTGCTTCCAATAAAAACCCAACGGATACCAGACAATGGGAAACGCGTGTAGTAGTACCTAGTACTTCCAGTAAAAGGCTGATGGACACCAGACAAGGGGAAACATGTGAAGGATCTAGTAATTCCAGTAAAAGACCAACGGATACCAGACAATGGGAAACGCGTGTAGTAGTACCTAGTACTTCCAGTAAAAGGCTGATGGACGCCAGACAAGGGGAAACGCGTGTAGTTTCTAGTAAAAGCTTGATGGACACCAGACTATTGGAAACATTGGAAGGACCTAGTACTTCCAGTAAAAGACCAACGGATACCAAACAAGGGGAAACACGTGAAGTACCAGGTCCTTCCAAAAAAAGACCAACGGATACCTGCAacccataa